One Cricetulus griseus strain 17A/GY chromosome 5, alternate assembly CriGri-PICRH-1.0, whole genome shotgun sequence genomic window carries:
- the Znf281 gene encoding zinc finger protein 281 isoform X2 has product MKIGSGFLSGGGGPGSSGGSGSGGSSGGARRAEMEHTFPQGMVMFNHRLPPVTSFTRPAGTTAPPPQCVLSSSTSAAPAAEPPPPPAPDMTFKKEPAASAAAFPSQRTSWGFLQSLVSIKQEKPADPEEQQSHHHHHHHHYGGLFAGAEERSPGLGGGEAGSHGVIQDLSILHQHVQQQPAQHHRDVLLSSGSRTDDHGNEEPKQDTNVKKAKRPKPESQGIKAKRKPSASSKPLVGDGEGAVLSPSQKPHICDHCSAAFRSSYHLRRHVLIHTGERPFQCSQCSMGFIQKYLLQRHEKIHSREKPFGCDQCSMKFIQKYHMERHKRTHSGEKPYKCDTCQQYFSRTDRLLKHRRTCGEAIAKGAASAEPGSSNHNNMGNLAVLSQGNTSSSRRKSKSKSIAIENKEHKTGKTNESQMSNNINMQSYSVEMPTVSTSGGIIGTGIDELQKRVPKLIFKKGSRKNTDKSYLNFVSPLPDVVGQKSLSGKPSGSLGIVSNNSVETIGLLQSTSGKQGQISSNYDDAMQFSKKRRYLPTASSNSAFSINVGHMVSQQSVIQSAGVSVLDNEAPLSLIDSSTLNAEIKSCHDKSGIPDEVLQSILDQYSSKSETQKEDPFNLTEPRVDLHASEHSELVQEENLSPGTQTPSNDKTSMLQEYSKYLQQAFEKSTNAGFTLGHGFQFVSLSSPLHNHTLFPEKQIYTTSPLECGFGQSVTSVLPSSLPKPPFGMLFGSQPGLYLSALDATHQQLTPSQELDDLIDSQKNLETSSAFQSTSQKLTSQKEQQKNLESSTSFQIPSQELASQIDPQKDIEPRTTYQIENFAQAFGSQFKSGSRVPMTFITNSNGEVDHRVRTSVSDFSGYTNMMSDVSEPCSTRVKTPTSQSYR; this is encoded by the coding sequence ATGAAAATCGGCAGCGGGTTCCTCAGCGGCGGCGGCGGTCCCGGCAGTAGCGGTGGTAGCGGCTCCGGCGGCAGCTCCGGCGGCGCCAGGAGAGCCGAGATGGAGCACACCTTTCCCCAGGGTATGGTTATGTTCAACCACCGGCTCCCCCCGGTCACCAGCTTCACCCGGCCGGCGGGGACGACCGCCCCTCCCCCGCAGTGCGTGTTATCCTCCTCTACCTCCGCAGCCCCGGCCGCAGAGCCCCCCCCTCCGCCAGCCCCGGACATGACTTTCAAGAAGGAGCCGGCGGCGTCAGCCGCGGCCTTCCCTTCGCAGAGGACCTCCTGGGGATTCTTGCAGTCCTTGGTGAGCATCAAACAGGAGAAACCTGCGGATCCCGAGGAGCAGCagtcccaccaccaccatcaccaccaccactatggGGGGCTGTTCGCCGGGGCCGAAGAGAGATCACCAGGCCTAGGAGGCGGGGAAGCGGGGAGCCACGGCGTCATCCAAGACCTCAGTATTCTCCACCAGCATGTCCAGCAGCAACCAGCCCAGCACCACCGTGATGTATTACTGAGCAGCGGTAGCAGGACTGATGACCATGGCAACGAGGAGCCAAAGCAGGACACTAACGTCAAAAAGGCAAAGAGGCCAAAGCCAGAATCTCAGGGAATCAAAGCCAAGAGGAAGCCAAGTGCATCTTCCAAACCTTTGGTTGGAGATGGAGAAGGTGCCGTCCTCTCCCCAAGTCAGAAACCTCATATCTGTGATCACTGTAGTGCTGCTTTCCGGAGCTCCTATCACCTGCGGAGACATGTCCTCATTCACACAGGAGAAAGACCTTTCCAGTGCAGCCAGTGTAGTATGGGTTTCATTCAGAAGTACCTGCTGCAGAGACACGAGAAAATTCACAGTCGAGAGAAACCCTTTGGATGTGATCAGTGCAGCATGAAGTTTATTCAGAAGTACCATATGGAGAGACACAAGAGGACACATAGTGGAGAAAAGCCATATAAGTGTGACACTTGCCAACAGTATTTTTCCAGGACTGACAGATTGTTGAAGCACAGGCGCACATGTGGTGAAGCCATAGCAAAAGGAGCCGCTAGTGCAGAACCTGGGTCATCAAACCATAATAATATGGGTAATCTGGCTGTGTTGTCTCAGGGAAATACAAGTTCTTCAAGGAGAAAATCGAAGTCAAAAAGCATAGCTATTGAAAATAAGGAACACAAGACTGGCAAAACAAATGAATCACAAATGTCAAACAATATAAACATGCAGAGTTACTCAGTTGAAATGCCTACTGTGTCTACCAGTGGAGGCATAATTGGCACTGGAATAGATGAACTACAGAAAAGGGTGCCAAAATTGATCTTTAAGAAGGGCAGCAGAAAGAATACAGATAAAAGCTACCTTAATTTTGTGTCACCATTACCAGATGTAGTTGGGCAGAAGTCCTTGTCTGGTAAACCAAGTGGCTCACTTGGCATAGTATCAAATAATAGTGTGGAGACCATTGGTCTTCTCCAAAGTACAAGTGGCAAACAAGGTCAGATAAGTAGTAATTATGACGATGCCATGCAGTTTTCAAAGAAGAGAAGATACTTACCAACTGCCAGCAGCAACAGTGCCTTTTCTATAAATGTAGGACACATGGTCTCCCAACAGTCAGTCATTCAGTCTGCAGGTGTCAGTGTTTTGGACAATGAGGCGCCATTGTCACTTATTGACTCCTCAACTCTAAATGCTGAAATTAAGTCTTGTCACGACAAGTCTGGAATTCCTGACGAGGTCTTACAAAGTATTTTGGATCAGTACTCCAGCAAATCAGAAACGCAGAAGGAGGATCCTTTCAATTTGACAGAACCACGAGTGGATTTACACGCCTCAGAACACTCAGAATTGGTTCAAGAAGAAAATTTGAGCCCAGGCACCCAAACACCTTCAAATGATAAAACAAGCATGTTACAAGAATACTCCAAATACCTCCAACAGGCTTTTGAAAAATCCACTAACGCAGGTTTTACTCTTGGACACGGTTTCCAGTTTGTCAGTTTGTCTTCACCTCTCCACAACCACACTTTGTTTCCAGAAAAACAGATATACACTACATCTCCTTTGGAGTGTGGTTTTGGCCAATCTGTTACCTCAGTGTTGCCATCTTCATTGCCAAAGCCTCCTTTTGGGATGTTGTTTGGATCTCAACCAGGTCTTTATTTATCTGCTTTGGATGCTACACATCAGCAGTTGACACCTTCCCAGGAGCTGGATGATCTGATAGATTCTCAGAAGAACTTAGAGACATCGTCAGCCTTCCAGTCCACATCTCAGAAATTGACTAGCCAGAAGGAACAACAGAAAAATTTAGAGTCCTCAACAAGCTTTCAGATTCCATCTCAGGAGTTAGCTAGCCAGATCGATCCTCAGAAAGACATAGAGCCTAGAACAACGTACCAGATTGAGAACTTTGCACAAGCATTCGGTTCTCAGTTTAAGTCGGGCAGCAGGGTGCCAATGACCTTTATCACTAACTCTAATGGAGAAGTGGACCATAGAGTAAGGACTTCAGTGTCAGATTTCTCAGGGTATACAAATATGATGTCTGATGTAAGTGAGCCATGTAGTACAAGAGTAAAGACACCcaccagccagagttacaggtaA